The Porphyromonas sp. oral taxon 275 DNA window CGCCGTCCCGATGTCCTGAGTCATGTAGACGGAGGTGCCGTCGGAGCGCAGTAGGATCTTGCGGTCCAGTCCTTCGTCGGTGAAGTCGGCCCATACCGAGCCGTCGGGATCCTGGACGAACTTCCCCTCCTTCAGTCCACGCAGTACCTCGGCCTTCCCCTCGAGGTAGGTCTCGGACTCGTAGTAGATCTTGTCGAAGCTGACGCCCATGCGCTCGTAGGTCTCGTCGAAGCCCGCGTAGACCCAGCTATTCATCATGCGCCAGATGGCTACGGTCTCCTCGTCGCCCTCCTCCCAGCGGCGCAGCATGGCGCGCGCCTCGGCCATCAGCTCAGAGGCGGCCTCGGCCTCCTCCTTGCTCTTGCCTGCGGCCATGAGGGCCTCGAGCTCGGCCTTGTAGTGCTTGTCGAAGAGGACGTAGAAGTCCCCGATCAGGTGGTCGCCCTTCTTGCCCGTGCTCTCGGGCGTGGCGCCCTCGCCCCAGCGTACCCAGGCGAGCATGGACTTACAGATATGGATACCGCGGTCGTTGACGATATTGGTCTTGACCACGCGCTGCCCTGCGGCCTCTAGGATCAAGGCGAGGCTGTAGCCGAGGAGGTTGTTGCGCACGTGCCCGAGGTGCAGGGGCTTGTTGGTATTGGGCGAGGAGTACTCGACCATGACCAAGGGGGACTGCTCCGTGGCGCGGATATGTCCGTAGTCCGCATCGTGGCGTATGGCGTTGAAGTCCTCGACCCAGGCCGCGGTGGCGATGGTGAGGTTGAGGAAGCCCTTGACGACCTGCACGCTGGTGACGAGCTCAGGGTGACGCTCCAGCAGTGCCTCGCCTAGCTCCTGGGCCGTAGCCTCGGGGCTCTTGCGGGAGACCTTCAGGAGGGGGAAGGTCACCAGGGTCCACTGACCCTCGAATTCGCTGCGTGTCTTCTGCAGCTGTAGCTGCTCCTGGGGCACGCTCTGTCCGTAGAGCTGCTCTACGGCTTGGCTCACTGCGCTCTGCAGTGCGTGTACGATGGACATATTGCTCTCTGCTTATCTTATACTTTGTCGGTGGGTGGCTTAGCCTCGGGGCTACGGCCTCGGGATCGCCCCGAGCTGCTGCCTCCGCTGGCTAGGAAGTACAAAGATACGAATAAGGGGCGCAAAGTCCAGACACTCAGCGCTGGGCTCGCCCTACAGCGCCTCGCGGAGTGCTTCCCCTTCGTGGGCGAGGATGCTCCGTGCTCGGGGTGAGCTCCGCTGAGGGATATCAGTCAGCCCGTCGAGGGCCGTCAGTCAGCGCCGTGAGGGCTATCCCTCAGCCCGCCGATGGGTATCAGTCAGCCCGCCGAGACTTGGGGTGGACGAAGCGCGCTGCCTCGAGTGGCTGCCCTCGGGCTGGGATGAGGCGGCTGCTCAGCCGCTCGGGAGGAGTCCGTCCTCCTGCCTACTGCGGCGTGCAGCTCGCTGGGGCTCGCGGGGATACGGGCAAAAGCCGTATCTTTATCCATCATTAAGAATCAGAACGGCAAACGACTCACCTAGATAGATGAAAGGAATAGTCCTAGCAGGCGGTGCGGGCACGCGCCTCTATCCCATCACCAAGGGCGTGAGCAAGCAGCTCCTGCCCATCTACGACAAGCCGATGATCTACTACCCGATCTCGGTACTGATGCTCGCAGGCATACGCGAGATACTCATCATCTCCACCCCCGAGGATCTGCCCGGCTTCCGCCGCCTCCTCGGTGACGGGTCGAGCTATGGGCTCAGCTTCAGCTACGCCGAGCAGCCCTCTCCCGACGGCCTAGCTCAGGCCTTCATCATCGGTCGGGACTTCATCGGCGACGACAGCGCCTGCCTCGTGCTGGGGGATAATATCTTCTACGGTATGAGCTTCACGCAGCTGCTGCAGCAGTCGGTGGCGCGTGCCGAGCGCGAGGGTAGGGCGACGATCTTCGGCTACTGGGTCAGCGACCCCGAGCGCTATGGGGTGGCGGAGTTCGACGCCGAGGGGCGCTGCATCTCCATCGAGGAGAAGCCCGCCCAGCCCAAGAGCAACTACGCCGTGGTAGGCCTGTACTTCTATCCCAATAAGGTCGTCGATGTGGCGGCTGAGGTCAAGCCCTCGGCACGCGGCGAGCTGGAGATAACGAGTGTGAACCAGGCCTTCCTCGAGTCGGGCGAGCTCAGCATAGAGACGCTGGGCCGTGGCTTCGCTTGGCTCGATACGGGTACGCATGACTCCCTCTCGGAGGCCTCTACCTTCGTCGAGGTCATAGAGAAGCGTCAGGGGCTCAAGGTCGCTTGCCTCGAGGAGATCGCCTACCACCAGGGCTGGCTCAGTGCTGAGGAGCTGCGCCGTGTGGCCGAGCCGATGAAGCGCAATCAGTATGGTCAGTACCTCCTTAGACTCCTCGAGCGCTAGCGTATGAAGATCCTAAATACTGCTATCCCCGAGGTCAAGATCCTCGAGCCGCGCCTCTTCGAGGATGCCCGCGGCTACTTCTTCGAGTCCTTCAATGAGCGCCTCTTCGCCGAGCTCGTAGCACCCGTACACTTCGTCCAGGACAATGAGAGCCGCTCCAGCTACGGCGTCGTGCGCGGCCTTCACTTCCAGTGCGGCGAGGCGGCGCAGGCCAAGCTGGTGCGCGTCATCCGTGGCCGTGTGCTGGACGTGGCGGTAGACGTGCGGCGGGGCTCGCCCACCTTCGGGCAGCACGTGGCCGTAGAGCTGACGGAGGATAATCACCGCCAGCTCTTCATCCCCCGCGGCTTCGCCCACGGCTTCAGTGTGCTGAGCGAGGAGGTCATCTTCCAGTACAAGTGCGACAACTACTACGCCCCCGAGGCCGAGGGCGCTATTGCCTGGGATGATCCCGCGCTAGGGATCGACTGGCGCATCCCGCACGAACGGGTGATCCTCTCGGCCAAGGACAGTGCTCACCCCCGCCTCTCGGAGGCCACCAAGCTAGCCGAGTACATCCGATGAGCTACGCCCAGCCACTTCTACTCCTCGGCGCCAGCGGTCAGCTCGGCAGCGAGCTGCGCCGCCTGCTGGATGCCGCCGCCGTACCTTATCTAGCCCCTGAGCTGGACGAGCTTGACCTCACGAGCCCCGCCTCCCTGACGAGCTACCTAGCGGCTCATCAGCCGCGCCTCATCATCAACGCAGCGGCCTATACCGCCGTGGACAAGGCCGAGAGCGAGCGTGAGCTCGCCGAGCAGCTCAATCATCTAGCCCCTGCTCAGCTCGCCCAGTGGGCTGCCGAGGCGGGCGCCTACCTCATCCACGTCTCGACGGACTATGTCTTCGACGGCACGGCACACAGCCCTCTGAGTGAGGAGCAGCCCACGGCGCCCCTCGGCGTCTATGGCCGTACGAAGCGCTCGGGCGAGGTGGCCATCGAGCGCTCGGGCTGCCGCTACACGATCCTCCGTACGGCCTGGCTCTACTCCAGCTACGGGGCGAACTTCGTCAAGACGATGCTTCGCCTGATGCGCGAGCGCAGCCAGCTCACGGTCGTCGCGGACCAGATCGGGAGCCCCACCTATGCGCGAGATCTGGCGGGCTGCATCCTCCAGCTCCTCCAGCTCCCCGAGCCGCTGGTCGGGCTCTACCACTTCAGCAATGAGGGGGTCGCCAGCTGGTACGACTTTGCCGAGGCCATACGCGAGTACGCAGGCCTCGACTGCGAGGTGCTGCCCATACCGACGAGCGCCTACCCGACGGCAGCCGAGCGCCCGCTCTATTCGCTCCTAGACAAGGCGAAGATCAAGGCAGCCCTGCCCGAGCTCTACATCCCCCACTGGCGCAGCTCGCTCCAGAGCTGCCTGCCCCTAATCCTAGCGAACACTCATGACTAAGTATACCCGTAGCCTCCTCATCACTGGGGGGGCGGGCTTCATCGGGGGGCACGTCGTGCGCCTGATGACCCAGCGCTACCCCGACTACCACATCATCTGCCTCGACAAGCTCACCTACGCGGGCAACCTCGAGACCATCTCTGACGTAGCCGAGGCACCGAACTTCACCTTCGTCCAGGCCGACATCTGCGACTACGAGACCATGTGCCGCCTCCTCGTGGAGCACGAGGTCGACGGCATCATCCACCTCGCGGCCGAGAGCCACGTGGATCGCAGCATCAGCGATCCCTTCACCTTCGCCCGTACCAATGTCCTCGGGACGCTGAGCCTGCTGCAGGCCGCCAAGGAGGTCTGGTCGGCACGCCCCGAGGGCTACGAGGGCAAGCGCTTCTACCACATCTCTACCGATGAGGTCTACGGAGCGCTGGAGCTGGACGGCGGCTTCTTCACTGAGGAGACGAAGTACGATCCGCACAGCCCTTATTCGGCGAGCAAGGCCTCCAGTGACCACTTCGTCCGCGCCTTCCACGATACCTACGGCCTGCCTACGCTG harbors:
- the rfbC gene encoding dTDP-4-dehydrorhamnose 3,5-epimerase codes for the protein MKILNTAIPEVKILEPRLFEDARGYFFESFNERLFAELVAPVHFVQDNESRSSYGVVRGLHFQCGEAAQAKLVRVIRGRVLDVAVDVRRGSPTFGQHVAVELTEDNHRQLFIPRGFAHGFSVLSEEVIFQYKCDNYYAPEAEGAIAWDDPALGIDWRIPHERVILSAKDSAHPRLSEATKLAEYIR
- the argS gene encoding arginine--tRNA ligase, whose product is MSIVHALQSAVSQAVEQLYGQSVPQEQLQLQKTRSEFEGQWTLVTFPLLKVSRKSPEATAQELGEALLERHPELVTSVQVVKGFLNLTIATAAWVEDFNAIRHDADYGHIRATEQSPLVMVEYSSPNTNKPLHLGHVRNNLLGYSLALILEAAGQRVVKTNIVNDRGIHICKSMLAWVRWGEGATPESTGKKGDHLIGDFYVLFDKHYKAELEALMAAGKSKEEAEAASELMAEARAMLRRWEEGDEETVAIWRMMNSWVYAGFDETYERMGVSFDKIYYESETYLEGKAEVLRGLKEGKFVQDPDGSVWADFTDEGLDRKILLRSDGTSVYMTQDIGTAKKRFDEYPIDKMVYVVGNEQDYHFKVLSLLLDRLGYDFGKGLVHFSYGMVELPNGKMKSREGTVVDADDLMDEMIATARSIAEEQGKAKDMSPEETDEVARRVGLGALKYFLLKVDPRKNIVFRPEEIIDFNGNTGPFIQYTYARIRSVLRRAAEQGISLPERFDPKTLTLETKEQELVAKLAEYADVVADAARDFSPALIANYVYELVKEYNQFYHEHSILKEEDETKRAFRLALSEVIARTIAAGSALLGIEMPERM
- the rfbB gene encoding dTDP-glucose 4,6-dehydratase, with amino-acid sequence MTKYTRSLLITGGAGFIGGHVVRLMTQRYPDYHIICLDKLTYAGNLETISDVAEAPNFTFVQADICDYETMCRLLVEHEVDGIIHLAAESHVDRSISDPFTFARTNVLGTLSLLQAAKEVWSARPEGYEGKRFYHISTDEVYGALELDGGFFTEETKYDPHSPYSASKASSDHFVRAFHDTYGLPTLVTNCSNNYGPYQYPEKLIPLFIHNIIQRKPLPVYGKGENIRDWLYVLDHARAIDTIFHKGAIASTYNIGGFNEWRNIDLVHLLVKTVDRILGHPEGYSEELITYVTDRAGHDLRYAIDSSKLKEELGWEPSLQFEEGLELTVRWYLEHQDWTELVARRTSEA
- the rfbD gene encoding dTDP-4-dehydrorhamnose reductase gives rise to the protein MSYAQPLLLLGASGQLGSELRRLLDAAAVPYLAPELDELDLTSPASLTSYLAAHQPRLIINAAAYTAVDKAESERELAEQLNHLAPAQLAQWAAEAGAYLIHVSTDYVFDGTAHSPLSEEQPTAPLGVYGRTKRSGEVAIERSGCRYTILRTAWLYSSYGANFVKTMLRLMRERSQLTVVADQIGSPTYARDLAGCILQLLQLPEPLVGLYHFSNEGVASWYDFAEAIREYAGLDCEVLPIPTSAYPTAAERPLYSLLDKAKIKAALPELYIPHWRSSLQSCLPLILANTHD
- the rfbA gene encoding glucose-1-phosphate thymidylyltransferase RfbA, whose protein sequence is MKGIVLAGGAGTRLYPITKGVSKQLLPIYDKPMIYYPISVLMLAGIREILIISTPEDLPGFRRLLGDGSSYGLSFSYAEQPSPDGLAQAFIIGRDFIGDDSACLVLGDNIFYGMSFTQLLQQSVARAEREGRATIFGYWVSDPERYGVAEFDAEGRCISIEEKPAQPKSNYAVVGLYFYPNKVVDVAAEVKPSARGELEITSVNQAFLESGELSIETLGRGFAWLDTGTHDSLSEASTFVEVIEKRQGLKVACLEEIAYHQGWLSAEELRRVAEPMKRNQYGQYLLRLLER